The following are encoded together in the Choristoneura fumiferana chromosome 4, NRCan_CFum_1, whole genome shotgun sequence genome:
- the LOC141427313 gene encoding uncharacterized protein — translation MDVTFNNVLEGTRQYFMGLPKQAQAEGSGQPMWPAGAPPPEEGAPAQSGAPAPTSRPPSVAAAPPSTPAATPSAAPPRPPSEPLEPEPHIIHKATVMREAAEKRRELPEPEDEEEQMNAISPPTHIIRKPPPRALPSPAPGPAAPSPTPVRPSSAISLQPQPTPEPHPEASTQYRPPVHRVQTPTARPAEHFAPGRPPDHYTASRPPESYPRYHYDPNLSDGSRSSHGPIVASPQPSAPPRHNSPQQTYARLSSSVPQHAATRLRETTAHSPPASRFSLPPTQPPAPHPHNDRVPPIHHPQALASSEQRSPQVYPTLPQRHESSHFTRTPSHYERQTIPPRKYDHQQSYPGYRQTQTVAQTVQSQRAEVHHQVQYKLPTMDVLSAAYGARPPDRTAALHPHDSNRLLPQRPPDYPHVSRNVDARGSYHYQSPSTSSACYPPAVPGPVNQSQQPTRTAYRPLTVPKSSNDYVAANHILPARAAVKPGYPNQQARMTVSVTSLVNEMNQTKHKKESPLDLSVKTVKNSADSSTTVDDAVDSVSHGSKNLPLQPRQLPSSRHVPQNIPVFAASHKVDFAPDFTQYRETNNNHSPAMPSGHPQVRYNGAYEAPRATTEAYPAESRQHRYHDRSKYNVPIGTRPNYVPRIDLTTSIPEVRQSESRIRDDRNFKIGERKRTTGPIVNNIPEKIVRYETWTADSRIADRTNRPSRDQHDLVSQPVYSYTNHKRYETYHGDHKRPVSSSIYHEHHPHVNHGYPYPPEVLSRETRDYHAQYASDRNPSSNSRQVIQKIPSHRDMHTHPLEPHSGVPADKRVLSILRNSLETKQTGISDIARPRQIPELIVIDDLDDSVIEITDLTKENDADFNDKNVGKIIQNKSNAALSHHIQMPKAVDSILKDSDYQKVENVDPMSKSPENDVASRIRTKAELKVMPPSQDNHFKPEMRQSAALGNHEIIKLTPKSQKQHLFNQIREDLRLESVIKSERPSETFKSDIKSEPINIEEIEKDAVISIKTENLLDSECTGPENDFASDLDWASACDNFMEQLKSGCHKKKSRKRRIETLDQDNTVHVENSLTHKTETKQEAILNEPVPAIVIKQEPVDPDENRQQLETEMPEETKETVKSSESPLTPSNEPAQKISISKDPVVKHPEIEDNLVKESVQKPQVLKEHSKKESLSKQNATKDTDKRERTKNTKKLQDSTKSPKSLTQRKSLSEKSETSSLTSSVKPIKSAAKDKESLKTVIKHENESTDDDEPLIKSKIIKEKERNERLKYAMLNDMSVYVKLECCDVDVSKFAKKSNETIIKDKEDKQSKTKLVRKAPRSKGKSLSIDNNKRDTRKDDSSSESEDEDLTVASRLRVRKSIKTEDSKTPTTIKNSVKASPMKKTQNNISSNANSTVPNKTGFGDGSDFHPGWEEELYRYKRSLRMPSRLIAIPRGRSGGPFVKGSSTLFTRGSTSLPDLDPAPLSPAPSSAPSAATDDLYARRPDKLTLDSDLDSNSSYSALNNRLLSDSEASTSTVFSTKLKKKGSSIVDVLIQKCGKKEDKKKSKEKDDKMNTPKLIPKSSNTTELLATPSLGLMKSGTRGILSAKKEKFMEDIYYLGAFRKETVSAFRNAFINNTDGLMGATEEFAPVVLKSRTRTESRVIKQRATIKEVFGDERPASAPPSACRDDDQDEDKPDKELKVKKEPETKSKIKPKKILKDKMLRRSSSIRDGLRSTKSLKRNDAKGRLMRLKKRNNLIKSLANKRLKDISVPKIKKDKSPSPDDKVTPKEEDSTPGTTESNSKRRLKRLFGRRKFSSGFDYIRKKKKIIRRDESTKQVRRPAAKPSPESVHDIQKEIKGWFINKSIGESHLHRAARLGYTDCVAYCLEKMEAEPTAKDNAGFTPLHVAAAKGHVRIARLLLQYGANVSAAAQGGIRPLHEACENSHVEVIRLLLSYGADPLLGTYAGQTPEELAADGANDAAATLLRLHIADVQGRATGPWRFPPPAAIIDREELGCDPLASPPPASPPPPPDSMMEIQCTEAPLPPFYSLRPAPGQSSDGLWCLLQDITNLLQIKSKDSLLKQIHCGSGSPKELLREIRTQEFLERAQCHQLLCAGEKVNVRASKVALVRVTDKLRQLLKVETVLVS, via the exons ATGGACGTAACTTTCAACAATGTACTGGAAGGGACTCGCCAGTACTTTATGGGACTCCCCAAGCAAGCGCAAGCGGAAGGTAGCGGGCAGCCGATGTGGCCCGCAGGCGCTCCGCCACCTGAAGAGGGTGCTCCGGCCCAATCTGGGGCCCCCGCACCCACGTCGCGCCCGCCGTCCGTGGCAGCCGCACCGCCATCCACACCGGCCGCCACGCCCTCTGCAGCGCCGCCACGACCGCCATCGGAGCCTCTAGAACCTGAGCCCCACATTATACACAAGGCGACGGTCATGCGCGAAGCAGCAGAAAAGAGGCGTGAACTACCGGAGCCCGAAGACGAAGAGGAGCAAATGAATGCGATCTCGCCACCCACTCACATTATACGGAAACCGCCGCCGAGGGCTCTACCGTCTCCTGCGCCTGGACCGGCCGCACCCAGTCCCACTCCCGTGCGGCCTTCCTCGGCGATCAGTTTGCAACCACAACCTACGCCTGAGCCGCATCCGGAGGCTTCTACGCAGTATCGTCCCCCCGTGCATCGCGTGCAGACTCCCACGGCCAGACCAGCTGAACATTTCGCGCCTGGTCGCCCTCCAGATCATTATACCGCATCCCGTCCACCTGAATCATATCCGCGGTACCATTATGATCCAAATTTATCAGATGGGAGCAGAAGCTCTCATGGACCTATAGTCGCGTCGCCTCAGCCGTCTGCGCCGCCGCGTCACAACAGTCCTCAGCAAACCTACGCCAGATTATCAAGTTCAGTGCCGCAGCACGCGGCGACGCGGCTTCGCGAAACTACGGCGCACAGTCCACCCGCTTCGCGTTTTTCATTGCCACCTACGCAGCCACCCGCGCCGCATCCGCACAACGACCGAGTCCCGCCCATACACCATCCACAGGCGCTTGCGTCAAGCGAACAACGTTCGCCTCAAGTTTATCCTACTCTACCACAACGGCACGAATCTTCACATTTCACTCGAACGCCGTCACATTATGAAAGACAAACAATTCCACCACGAAAATATGATCATCAACAATCGTATCCTGGGTACCGACAAACGCAAACCGTAGCTCAAACCGTCCAGAGTCAACGAGCAGAAGTACATCATCAAGTGCAGTATAAGCTCCCCACAATGGATGTTTTAAGTGCCGCTTATGGTGCGAGGCCGCCAGATAGAACAGCTGCTCTGCATCCGCATGATTCAAATCGGTTACTGCCTCAACGGCCCCCAGATTACCCACATGTGAGCAGAAACGTCGATGCAAGGGGTAGTTACCACTACCAGAGTCCTTCTACGTCCTCTGCATGTTATCCGCCGGCAGTACCAGGTCCTGTAAATCAAAGCCAACAACCAACAAGGACAGCTTACCGTCCACTGACTGTGCCTAAATCGTCCAATGACTATGTTGCGGCCAACCATATTCTACCTGCGCGAGCAGCGGTCAAGCCTGGCTATCCAAACCAACAAGCACGAATGACTGTATCTGTAACATCGTTGGTTAATGAAATGAATCAAACAAAACATAAGAAAGAGTCGCCCCTGGACTTGTCggtaaaaactgttaaaaattCAGCAGATTCTTCAACAACAGTAGACGATGCTGTTGACTCGGTGTCTCATGGAAGTAAAAACTTACCATTACAACCTCGTCAATTGCCAAGTAGTCGACATGTTCCTCAAAACATCCCTGTTTTTGCTGCGTCGCATAAAGTTGATTTTGCACCTGATTTTACTCAATATAGAGAAACTAATAATAATCACAGTCCAGCAATGCCGTCTGGTCACCCTCAGGTACGATACAATGGTGCGTACGAAGCGCCAAGGGCGACCACTGAAGCATATCCCGCAGAATCTCGTCAACATAGATATCATGATCGGAGTAAATATAATGTTCCAATTGGTACCCGGCCTAACTACGTCCCTCGAATAGATCTCACAACGTCAATTCCTGAAGTTCGCCAGTCAGAAAGTAGAATACGCGACGATCGAAACTTTAAAATTGGAGAAAGGAAGCGGACTACAGGGCCTATTGTTAACAACATTCCGGAAAAGATTGTAAGATATGAGACCTGGACGGCAGATAGCCGGATAGCAGATAGAACTAATCGCCCAAGTCGTGACCAACATGACCTTGTTAGTCAACCTGTCTATAGCTATACCAATCATAAACGATATGAGACTTACCACGGGGACCACAAAAGGCCAGTTTCCTCAAGTATTTATCACGAACACCATCCCCATGTCAACCATGGATATCCCTATCCTCCTGAGGTACTAAGTCGAGAAACAAGAGACTACCACGCTCAATACGCGTCTGATAGAAATCCGTCTAGTAATAGCCGCCAGGTTATTCAAAAAATTCCGAGCCACAGAGATATGCATACCCACCCATTGGAACCCCATAGTGGAGTGCCGGCTGATAAAAGGGTTTTAAGTATACTAAGAAATAGTCTGGAAACGAAACAAACCGGAATATCTGATATAGCTAGACCAAGACAGATTCCAGAGCTCATTGTGATAGATGATTTAGATGATTCTGTGATAGAAATAACTGATTTAACTAAGGAAAATGATGCCGACTTTAATGACAAAAATGTAGGCAAAATCATTCAAAATAAATCTAATGCAGCTTTGAGCCATCACATTCAGATGCCGAAGGCTGTAGATTCCATACTCAAAGACTCTGATTATCAAAAAGTCGAAAACGTGGATCCCATGAGTAAATCCCCTGAAAATGACGTAGCTTCTCGAATAAGAACTAAAGCCGAATTAAAGGTTATGCCACCATCTCAAGATAATCATTTCAAACCTGAAATGAGACAAAGTGCAGCATTAGGAAATCATGAAATCATTAAACTAACACCCAAATCCCAGAAGCAACATCTATTTAATCAAATACGAGAAGATCTTAGATTAGAATCTGTTATAAAGAGTGAAAGGCCATCAGAAACCTTTAAATCGGATATCAAATCTGAGCCAATAAACATAGAAGAGATTGAAAAAGACGCCGTCATATCTATAAAGACTGAAAACCTTCTTGATAGTGAGTGCACTGGTCCGGAAAACGACTTTGCAAGTGATTTAGACTGGGCAAGCGCTTGTGATAATTTCATGGAACAATTAAAAAGTGGATGTCATAAAAAGAAATCACGGAAAAGGCGTATTGAGACGTTGGATCAAGATAATACAGTACATGTTGAGAATTCTTTGACCCATAAAACTGAAACTAAACAAGAAGCAATACTAAATGAGCCTGTCCCTGCTATAGTAATCAAGCAAGAACCAGTTGACCCAGACGAAAATAGGCAGCAATTAGAGACAGAAATGCCTGAGGAAACAAAAGAAACTGTAAAATCATCAGAGTCTCCACTTACGCCATCGAATGAGCCGgcacaaaaaatatcaatatctaAAGATCCTGTCGTGAAACATCCGGAAATCGAGGACAATCTTGTAAAAGAATCTGTCCAAAAACCACAGGTTTTAAAAGAACACTCCAAAAAGGAATCTTTATCAAAACAGAATGCTACGAAGGACACTGATAAGCGTGAAAGAACCAAGAACACTAAAAAACTCCAGGATAGTACAAAATCCCCTAAATCGTTGACTCAACGCAAGTCATTATCTGAGAAAAGTGAAACTTCATCATTAACAAGTTCTGTAAAACCCATTAAGAGTGCTGCAAAAGATAAAGAGTCTCTAAAAACAGTTATCAAACACGAAAATGAGTCCACTGATGACGATGAACCTTTAATAAAGAGCAagattataaaagaaaaagagcGGAATGAAAGGCTTAAATACGCAATGCTTAATGACATGTCGGTATATGTTAAATTAGAATGTTGTGACGTAGATGTAAGTAAATTCGCAAAAAAGAGCAATGAAACAATCATAAAAGACAAAGAAGATAAACAAAGTAAAACTAAACTAGTCCGAAAGGCACCAAGATCTAAAGGAAAATCTTTATCAATTGATAACAACAAAAGAGATACCCGGAAAGATGATTCTAGCTCTGAGAGTGAAGATGAAGATCTAACTGTCGCCAGCAGGCTTCGAGTGCGTAAATCTATTAAAACGGAAGACAGCAAAACTCCAACTACTATTAAAAATTCCGTTAAGGCGTCTCCAatgaaaaaaacacaaaataacataaGTAGCAACGCCAACTCTACAGTACCTAATAAAACTGGTTTCGGGGATGGATCAGATTTTCACCCTGGATGGGAAGAAGAATTGTATAGATATAAACGCTCACTCCGTATGCCTAGTAGGCTGATTGCCATACCTCGAGGACGTTCTGGTGGACCTTTTGTCAAGGGATCAAGCACCTTATTTACAAGGGGGTCCACTTCTTTACCCGATTTAGACCCCGCTCCGCTATCCCCAGCACCATCCTCTGCGCCTTCGGCTGCAACAGACGATTTGTATGCTAGGCGTCCTGACAAATTAACATTAGACAGTGATCTCGATTCCAATTCCAGCTACTCAGCTCTTAATAACAGGTTGCTTTCTGATTCAGAGGCTTCTACATCAACTGTattttcaacaaaattgaaGAAAAAGGGTAGCTCTATTGTGGATGTCCTTATACAAAAGTGCGGCAAAAAAGAGGACAAGAAAAAATCAAAGGAGAAAGATGACAAAATGAATACACCTAAACTCATTCCAAAAAGTTCTAACACGACGGAACTATTAGCGACGCCTAGTCTAGGTTTAATGAAAAGCGGTACTAGGGGAATTTTGAGCGctaagaaagaaaagtttatggAAGATATTTATTACCTAGGTGCGTTCAGAAAAGAAACTGTTTCAGCTTTTAGAAATGCTTTTATCAATAACACAGACGGTCTTATGGGTGCTACAGAAGAATTTGCACCAGTTGTTTTAAAATCGAGGACCAGAACTGAAAGTAGAGTTATCAAGCAACGAGCAACTATAAAAGAAGTATTTGGAGACGAAAGGCCAGCATCAGCGCCGCCGTCTGCATGCAGAGACGACGATCAAGATGAAGACAAACCAGACAAAGagttgaaagtaaaaaaagaacCAGAAACTAAATCCAAAATCAAACCTAAAAAGATTCTGAAAGACAAGATGTTACGTAGATCTAGCTCTATTCGAGACGGACTAAGGAGTACTAAATCACTAAAAAGAAACGATGCCAAAGGACGGTTAATGCGattgaaaaaaagaaacaacttAATAAAATCTTTGGCCAATAAACGTTTAAAAGATATTTCTGTTCCAAAAATCAAGAAAGATAAAAGCCCTTCACCGGATGATAAAGTAACTCCAAAAGAAGAAGATAGCACTCCAGGTACAACGGAAAGCAATTCTAAGAGACGTTTGAAACGTTTATTTGGAAGGCGAAAATTTAGTTCCGGTTTTGATTACATTCgcaaaaagaagaaaattataCGAAGAGACGAATCAACCAAACAAGTGCGCCGTCCGGCAGCAAAGCCTAGCCCTGAATCCGTGCATGACATTCAAAAAGAAATTAAAGGCTGGTTTATTAACAAGAGCATAGGAGAGTCACATCTTCACCGCGCTGCCCGACTTGGTTACACG GACTGTGTGGCGTATTGCCTGGAGAAAATGGAAGCAGAACCCACAGCGAAAGACAATGCCGGTTTCACACCACTTCACGTAGCGGCAGCCAAGGGGCACGTTCGAATTGCACGGCTTCTCCTGCAGTACGGAGCTAACGTCTCTGCTGCCGCTCAAGGGGGCATTAG ACCATTACACGAGGCATGCGAGAACAGCCACGTTGAAGTAATCCGGCTACTGCTCTCATACGGTGCTGACCCGTTGCTCGGCACGTACGCTGGGCAGACGCCGGAAGAGTTAGCAGCAGACGGCGCAAATGACGCAGCCGCGACCCTGTTACGGCTGCACATTGCAGATGTGCAGGGACGTGCTACCGGTCCCTGGCGCTTTCCACCGCCCGCTGCCATCATTG ACCGCGAAGAGCTCGGCTGCGATCCGCTTGCGAGCCCACCACCTGcctcaccaccaccaccacctgaCTCTATGATGGAAATACAGTGCACAGAAGCACCACTACCGCCCTTTTATAGCCTGCGGCCGGCGCCCGGACAATCCTCGGACGGACTCTGGTGTTTGCTGCAGGATATTACCAATTTACTACAG